tttgtGGTTTGCAAGAAGCAGCGAACTGCGTTCAATATGATTTGTGCTATCCGAGCAGCAAACAACGTATATGTTCTACTTGTAGTTATGATTGGAGTTTATGTTCCGGAGAGTTTGATGTGAGATTGCAAAAAgatcacatttaaaaaatgatccccgaaaattattgaaaagttcattaaaaataaacaaaatagaCAATTATTTGCTCTATgtaacagtaattttttttcataaagttaAACGTCTTTCTCAAAagtatttagtttttgagttatacttttttgccaaaaccaaaaatgtatATACATATGTACTATTGATTAccactatatatttttttgcgaCCAATGTATATTTAATGACACAATTAAAACATTATCAAAAATGCCTAATTACAGAGGGTTCTCAATTTATCCTCGCTCTGTTGAAAGCattattataatatttggaATGAATTTATTGGTTTATAACGAATTTCAAAGTGTCTATCTTTCAATAAACCGATTTTTCGCAATGTTATTTCCATTGCGATTTAACTGGCTATTGAGTATAAAATTTACATTGCTATTACATATTTTATGTTATGGGAATCGTTTCTGGAATGTTATCACTGAACATCTTGACAGAATCGGTacaaatatgattttttcaaaaaagaaattaccgtatttcctctattagttaggcgcctctattagttttgcacctccattagttttgcatctaaaatcactaatcaaaaattagttttgcagcctctattagtttggcacctctaatagttttgcaccccttcatttgttccctattttttaggaattcaaaatttgcataataaaatcgttctaaaaattaggaaaactcttacagacttggtataacaagtgaaaattgacaaaatatgagtacaactcggacaatttttgcgtTTGAGTTGtaaaattcgttcattttggTTCATAAGTTGTTATTGAAGTTGATGATATTATGCCATAACTTACTGGAATACATGAGAAAAAACCggttcgaaaattagttttgcacctccattagttttgcatcaaactcggtgtccgaaaattagttttgcatgccttactaatagaggaaatacggtaagtTGAATTGTATACTTTCAAAATctgatttcagaaaactcaaaCCATATATCATTTTCTGCCGAACACTTGGCTTACGGTGGCACGTTGGCAGCACCTGACTATTTTTTTGAGTGGTCTGTGTTGTCAATCATCTTTCCACTTTTTATCAATGCAGTAACATATATtcgtttttattatttggTGGGAAGTTGTAaaatatgaattaaaaattatttagtgCTTCAGAAAAAGCGGACAAGTCGGGAGTCTCAACACCGGAGAAAAGCAAGGGAAAATGTAGCacagttttttcaaactgtttttCAAGACTCATTGTTTTTCATAAGTAGTACTTTTGGCTTGAAGTTGaagtgagttttcaatttttgggaattttatGTTTGTGAAAAACTATGCCTCTGAATATATTcagttcaaatttcatattcagTACAATTATTGCACACCGATTCTGGACGTTCTTCTGCTTTACATTTGTGTGGCAATTTATTCATGTTCTTGATGGGTAGGtcatatttttggaaagctggaaaattgaaaatcagaaatacaaatattttcgatttccaaaaagtatgtaaaaaaatcccaaacatattttttttgatatgggatttgaaaattatgttaCGATcatattcaacatttttttttgatttctggcTTTTCAGTGAAACAGAACATTCAAAAcctaaaaaactgaaaaattggaaaatcaaaaaactaaaatttttcatttatatcTTGAATGCGAAATTAATGGAGAAAATTCGGtatttgacgaaaaaaaactgattttcgcTATCTAACAAgagtttcaaataattgtttaaaaaaaacggcgAGCTTTCAGATTCATCATGATGATGTTCAATGCTCGCTTGTCCCCAATGAAAAGaagactgaaaattaatataatcgagacaattacaaaatttgatactCGAAAGGTTTTGCCAACTCGTACCTGGTCACCGCCTACTCCAATAtcataatttttacattttgaaatgttttaaatatccatctaaaaatttttgataatttgaagaGTGGTATTCATCTTAAATGTATACTCCATTAATTAAACATTATAAGTCTCACCATATGATTCAtgagcttttaaaaaagttttcagacagATTATATTCCTGACTATCCCATCGGGAATCGTATCCTAGGAAACTGATTAGTTGAAATCAGGTGATGCGTAAaccatcacttttttttcgaaaacaagtcaacacaattatttaaaaaaaaattagacttttCGATCTCGAGATCCTtaatttagtgtttttttgCTATTGAAACACGTACAATGAACTCGACAGTTACCAACGATGTCTCCAActacaatttcaaaagttggcCGAATTTCCTGGCTGTGGTACTTATGTTGCTggtaaaagtttgaaataatttctattgaaaatgaatgaaaattcaagaactcGTTAATTGGACTACCGTTGAACATTTccattattcaaaattttgtgacttgCAAGAAAGAGCGAACTGTGTTCAATATGATTTGTGCTTTCCGAGCATCGAATAACGTATATGTTTTATTGGTGGTTATGCTCGGAGTGTACGTTCCAGAGAGCttaatgtaagtttttttaggGGTTTAGAGTATGATTCGAAAAAGAGGCAAACGTTTTTTGacgttttatttaaaatttggaaaaaaaaacataaaaatgaaggctttcaaaattaacttCAGAGGTACATATATCATAAGCATCTTTTCTAACTTTCAGAAATGAATTCTTAAATTAAAACGAAATTTCTCAGGAAGATATTTTATTGGGAAGACATTCTTATTAGGCATCATATTGGATTTTATTGctcatgttttaattttttcttcttctgtttTCAGTGGGTACTCATTTTACTCTCCAGCTGTTGAAAGCATTCTTGTGACGTTTGGTACGAATATGCTAGTTTTCAACGAATTTCAAAGTGTCTACTTATCcttcaatcgatttttcgttatgctatttcctttaaaatttagttGGCTATGGGGTTTGAAACTGACATTGGTATTGCATATTCTTTATTATATAAACCGCATCTGGAATGTGGCTACGGAACACTTGAGTAGAAGTGGTACTGATTTCATGGTTACgtttaaaaccatttttttgtaatttcagaaaattcaaattttatgcttTTTTCCAATGAGCATTTGGCGTATATCGGGCTTTTGTCTACACCTGAGCATATGCAATTATGGGCTGTTGCTTTAATTGTTTTCCCACTTTCAATAAACGCAGTCACATACATTCTGTTTCATTATATGGTAGGGaatgtttttagaatattttcttAGAACTATAAAACAAATTTGGCTCTatg
This is a stretch of genomic DNA from Caenorhabditis elegans chromosome V. It encodes these proteins:
- the srx-78 gene encoding 7TM GPCR serpentine receptor class x (Srx) domain-containing protein (Partially confirmed by transcript evidence) gives rise to the protein MEVNLSSNSTATYNFENWPNSLAAALMFMNSFIGLPLNSSIICNFVVCKKQRTAFNMICAIRAANNVYVLLVVMIGVYVPESLIGFSIYPRSVESIIIIFGMNLLVYNEFQSVYLSINRFFAMLFPLRFNWLLSIKFTLLLHILCYGNRFWNVITEHLDRIENSNHISFSAEHLAYGGTLAAPDYFFEWSVLSIIFPLFINAVTYIRFYYLKKRTSRESQHRRKARENVAQFFQTVFQDSLFFISSTFGLKLNTIIAHRFWTFFCFTFVWQFIHVLDGFIMMMFNARLSPMKRRLKINIIETITKFDTRKVLPTRTWSPPTPIS